Proteins encoded within one genomic window of Bacillus sp. F19:
- a CDS encoding aspartyl-phosphate phosphatase Spo0E family protein — translation MIEISPLNDNEELINEINLLRENMIEAANYYGFTSPKTLKWSEKLDRLLYKYQSITKEPDPNNRVNGMENVTCNGSIIRLKKYYSLF, via the coding sequence ATGATAGAAATTTCACCTTTAAATGATAATGAGGAACTCATAAATGAAATCAATTTGCTTAGAGAAAATATGATAGAGGCAGCTAATTATTATGGATTTACTAGTCCAAAGACTCTTAAATGGAGCGAAAAACTTGATAGATTACTTTATAAATATCAAAGTATAACAAAAGAACCTGACCCCAATAACCGTGTGAACGGAATGGAAAATGTTACTTGTAATGGCTCTATCATTAGGTTGAAAAAATATTACAGCTTATTTTAA